In the genome of Dryobates pubescens isolate bDryPub1 chromosome 18, bDryPub1.pri, whole genome shotgun sequence, one region contains:
- the ZC3H12B gene encoding probable ribonuclease ZC3H12B produces MTAWSMVGKLKMEKRRSREDRNVEQDAGECSAESEEWTSSESEPEQPYFRSSCSNTQWRDKEVSTKPHRPLCRSPCLDRPSFSQSSITQDLKLDECKPNLDKEYQAKMDFALKLGYAGDQIQAVLNKLGADALINDVLAELVRLGNKSESEGQSSASSTTSTLVPRGPCPKEIASPELSLEDEVVDNSDNLRPIVIDGSNVAMSHGNKEGFSCRGIQLAVDWFLEKGHKDITVFVPAWRKEQSRPDAPITDQEILRKLEKEKILVFTPSRRVQGRRVVCYDDRFIVKLAFDSDGIIVSNDNYRDLQNEKPEWKKFIEERLLMYSFVNDKFMPPDDPLGRHGPSLENFLRKRPVIPEHKKQPCPYGKKCTYGHKCKYYHPERANQPQRSVADELRISAKLSAVKTMSEGALAKCGTGPSSSKGEISSEVKRIAPKRQSDPSIRSVAVEPEEKLSVARKSEASSVPSLVSALSVPTLPPPKSHAAGALNTRSASSPVPGSSQFMHQKSSLEHMSSVQYPPILVTNSHGTSVSYTDQYPKYESLGDHGYYSLLSDFSNLSISSIRNTDYYGADMDQGMYSRNSSPCPDSCLSHTSNDSYSSYNDLYLGVADASPEDNVKIHRLPSQNRLQPFSHGYHEALNRVQSYGTEEPKQSLRKQSVSHLGLHAQHPVVGARSSCPGEYPVPQNVHPSTAQPSRALVMTRMDSISDSRLYESNPTRQRRPPLCREQHASWDPLPCASDSYTYHSYPLSNNLMQPCYEPVMVRSMPEKMEQLWRNPWIGICGEPREPHVIPEHQYQTYKNLCNIFPPSIVLSVMEKNPHMTDAQQLAAMIVAKLRTGR; encoded by the exons ATGACGGCCTGGTCTATGGTAGGAAAGCTGAAAATGGAGAAGAGGCGCTCCAGAGAAGACAGAAACGTGGAACAAGATGCTGGGGAATGCAGTGCTGAATCTGAGGAATGGACGAGCTCAGAAAGTGAGCCTGAGCAGCCctacttcagaagcagctgtagCAATACTCAGTGGAGAGACAAGGAGGTTTCCACTAAACCACATCGGCCACTCTGTCGGTCTCCTTGTTTGGATCGCCCAAGCTTTTCGCAGAGCAGTATCACACAAGACTTGAAGCTAGACGAATGCAAACCAAATTTGGACAAGGAATACCAAGCTAAAATGGATTTTGCTTTAAAGCTTGGGTATGCAGGAGATCAGATCCAGGCTGTACTGAATAAATTGGGAGCAGATGCACTCATCAATGATGTTCTGGCAGAGCTTGTGAGACTTGGCAACAAAAGTGAATCGGAGGGAcaaagcagtgccagcagtACCACTAGCACTCTGGTGCCAAGAGGCCCTTGCCCAAAGGAAATAGCAAGCCCTGAACTGTCACTTGAAGATGAAGTTGTGGATAACAGTGATAACTTGAGGCCAATTGTCATTGATGGAAGCAACGTGGCTATGAG CCATGGGAACAAAGAAGGCTTTTCCTGTCGGGGAATTCAGCTAGCTGTTGACTGGTTTCTGGAAAAAGGCCACAAAGACATCACTGTGTTTGTGCCTGCGTGGAGAAAAGAACAGTCTCGACCTGATGCACCAATTACAG ACCAAGAAATCCTGCGGAAattggagaaagaaaagattctTGTGTTCACCCCATCTCGAAGGGTTCAGGGAAGGAGAGTGGTTTGCTACGACGACCGATTCATAGTGAAACTGGCGTTCGACTCGGACGGCATCATCGTGTCCAACGACAACTACCGGGACCTGCAGAACGAGAAACCCGAGTGGAAGAAGTTCATCGAGGAGAGGCTGCTGATGTACTCTTTTGTGAATGACAA ATTTATGCCTCCTGATGACCCTTTAGGACGCCATGGTCCGAGCCTTGAGAATTTCTTAAGGAAAAGGCCAGTTATTCCTGAACATAAGAAACAACCGTGTCCTTATG GTAAAAAGTGCACCTATGGGCACAAATGTAAATATTACCACCCCGAACGGGCAAACCAGCCTCAAAGGTCAGTAGCGGATGAGCTTCGAATAAGTGCCAAATTATCTGCTGTGAAAACTATGAGTGAGGGAGCCTTGGCCAAATGTGGCACAGGGCCATCCAGCTCCAAAGGAGAAATCAGTTCTGAAGTGAAACGCATTGCCCCAAAACGCCAGTCAGATCCAAGCATTAGATCAGTAGCTGTGGAGCCTGAGGAAAAGTTGTCAGTAGCCCGGAAGTCCGAGGCCAGCTCTGTCCCGTCGCTGGTTTCTGCACTAAGTGTACCAACGCTCCCTCCACCAAAAAGCCATGCAGCTGGTGCATTAAATACGCGTTCTGCAAGCAGCCCGGTGCCAGGTTCCTCACAGTTCATGCATCAGAAATCCTCACTGGAACATATGTCCAGTGTGCAATATCCTCCTATACTAGTCACCAATAGCCATGGCACCTCAGTTAGCTATACTGACCAGTATCCCAAATACGAGTCCTTGGGGGACCATGGCTATTACTCCTTACTCAGTGATTTCTCCAACTTGAGCATAAGTAGTATCCGTAACACAGATTATTACGGGGCTGATATGGACCAGGGGATGTATTCTAGAAACTCAAGCCCCTGTCCTGACAGTTGCTTAAGCCATACGAGTAATGATTCTTATTCCTCTTACAATGACTTGTATCTGGGTGTAGCAGATGCCAGTCCAGAAGACAATGTGAAGATCCACAGACTGCCATCGCAAAATCGTCTTCAGCCTTTTTCCCATGGTTACCATGAAGCCTTAAATAGAGTTCAGAGTTACGGAACTGAAGAGCCTAAGCAATCCCTTCGCAAACAGTCAGTGTCCCACTTAGGGCTACACGCCCAGCATCCAGTTGTTGGAGCACGGTCCAGTTGTCCAGGAGAATACCCTGTGCCTCAAAACGTTCACCCATCAACTGCCCAGCCAAGCCGTGCCTTGGTCATGACGAGGATGGACAGCATCTCTGACTCACGGCTTTACGAGAGCAACCCCACGAGGCAGAGGAGACCACCTCTCTGTCGAGAGCAGCATGCTAGTTGGGACCCATTGCCATGTGCATCAGACTCCTACACTTACCACTCGTACCCATTGAGTAACAACCTCATGCAGCCGTGCTACGAGCCTGTCATGGTGAGAAGCATGCCTGAGaagatggagcagctctggaggaatCCCTGGATTGGGATATGCGGTGAGCCGCGGGAACCTCACGTCATCCCAGAACATCAGTATCAAACGTACAAGAACCTCTGCAATATTTTCCCTCCAAGCATTGTCCTTTCTGTGATGGAAAAGAATCCCCACATGACAGATGCACAACAGCTGGCAGCTATGATTGTTGCCAAATTGAGAACAGGGCGTTAA